In Clostridium omnivorum, the DNA window AAATATGTTTTTTGATAAGAGTAAGAAACAGAATGTTTTAGAGACAGAAAGAACAATACATGAAAAAACTATAGTAAAAAATGCTAAGGACTTAAAAGTAGTTAATAGGCAAAAATATCAAAATTTAATATCTTTAAGATTGTTTAATGAAGCAGAAGAAGTATTGGATATGACTAAAATGCTTCTAAAATCTGTTGAAGATATAAATATTGAAATGGAAAAGCATGGGGAACATGTAAATAAAACAGTTCAGGTATCTTCTGAAGTAGGTGCTTTTTCTGAGGAAGTAAGTGCAAGTGTAGAAGAAACTATGAATGAGATTGAAGATACATTAGAAAAAGCAAAACTTGGACAAATTGCAGTTAATAATGTAATAAGTAGTATAGATGTAGTTCAAAATACAGTTGAAAGCATGAAGAATGTAATATTGGAATTAGAGGAAAAGTCTAATAAAATTAAAGGTATAGTTGATACAATAAAAGGTATAGCAAAAACTACACACCTACTTTCTCTAAATGCAAATATTGAAGCTGCTCGAGCTGGTGAAGCTGGAAGGGGATTTTCAGTAGTTGCAGGAGAGGTTAAAAAACTTGCAGAAAATAGCTCAAGTTCTGCTGATGAAATAGACTTTATTATTTCAGAAATAACGAAGGTTACTGATGAAACACTCAATATTATTATGAAAGGTATTGAGAAGGTTAATGAAAGCTCATGTGTAGCGGAAGATGCAGTAACAGCAATAGATGAAATGATGAGTTCAGTGGAAAGAACGAGAAACATATCAAACAATATACATACTGCAGTAAAGGATCAGGCTGATAAAAATCAATTTATGATATCTGTAATAGATGATTTAGTTGAAGTATCAGAAAAAGTAAGGAATTTTAATGAAAATATATCTGTTAACGTTGATAGACAAAAGGCATCATTAAATACACTAAAGGGTACAATAACTAATTTAACAGAAATGTGCACTAATGATAAAAGTGAGGAAGCTTCAAAAACTATGTTCACTTTAAGTGTAGAGAGTCCAAAGTTTTTTGACCCTGCAAAGATTACAGAAATAAACGACACAAATATTGTACAAGCTATTTATATGGGCTTAGTGAGATTTGGAAGCAGTACTGAAGTTATAGGCGCAATTGCGAGAAACTGGCACTTAGAAAGTGATAATGTAACATGGAATTTTAATTTAAGAAAAGATATGAAATTCCATAATGGAAGAAATATAACTGCCAGGGATGTAAAGTATTCCTATGAGAGATTGTTAAGTAAGGAAGTTGACTCACCAAATAGATGGTTTTTATCAGTTATAAAAGGAGCAGATGATTTTTATAAAGGGAGGAGCAAAGAAGTAGCTGGTATAGTAGTTGTTAATGACTATAATATTAAACTAGTATTAGATTTCCCATATAGTTCATTTGTTAACAATTTGGCACACTGCTCTTGTTCTATACTTCCAAAGGAATGCATAAATAAAATAGAAACTGAACCAGTAGGGGCAGGACCATTTAAATTTGTAAAATGGGATAAAATAAATAAAGAAATTATATTAGAAAAATTCCAAGGATATGCACTTGGTGAGGCTTTAGTTGATACAGTTAGACTTAAAATGGAACTTGAAAATCCTGTAAATAGCTTTATTGAAGGAAATTTAGACTATATTTCTGTTAATGGAGCAAATATAAATAAAATTAAGGAAAGCAGCTATAATATAAATTTAGCGCAGTGTATAGGTTCTAGATTCATTACATTTAACTACAGAAGCAGCAATCCGCTTATTTCTAATAAAGAAGCAAGACAAGCTATAAGCTATTGTATAGATAGAGAGAGAATTATTAAAGAAGCTTTAGGAGGCAATGAAGTACTTGCAAAAGGACCATTCCCAACTAGCGTATTAGATAATCCTAATGCAGTGACTTATAGCAGAAATGTAAATAAAGCAAAGGAATTATTAAGAAGAAGTGGAGTAACATCAAATAATTTAACTTTAAATATAAATAAAACGGGTTCAAACTCTAATTTCCAAAGCATATTAGCAGGTATCCTAGGAGAAAACTTAAAAGAGATTGGAATAAGTTTGAAGGTTGTTGAAATAAACTCCAAGGAATATTATGCAGAGGAGAATTTAACAAAGTGTGATATGTTTATATATGGATGGTTAGGTGATTCTGGAACAGCAGATAATTTTATAGAACCTCTAATTGATATTAATAATGCATCTAATAGGAGTAAATATAATAATCCAAAGCTGATGGAAATGCTAAGCGAAGCTAAGAAAACTAAAAATCCATATAAATATAAAGAACTGTTGTGTAAATTAGAAAATATAATGATTGAAGATGCTACATGGGTTTACTTGTCAACAATTTGTACTTCTTTTGCATGTCAAGAAAATGTAAAAGGATTAAGAATAAATCCATTAAATTTAATAAAGTATGAAGATATGTGGATTGAATAAAAAATAGCCTGATGAATCTCATCAGGCTATTTTTTTTCAACTTTATTTCCATCACTGATTAAAAGTATACTTCCATCTAAATCAGTTCTATATATTTTAGAATTTATGCTTTTAAGGGAGGTTAAAGTTTCTTTATGAGGATGACCATAATCATTATCTTTTCCACAGCTTATAACTGCAATTTTAGGTTTTACCTTTTCTAAAAATTCCTTTGAAGTTGAAGTAGAACTACCATGATGTCCTACTTTTAGCACATCACAGGATAAATCAGATTTGTTAAGAAGAATTTCTTTTTCACTTAGTTTTTGAGCATCTCCGGTAAATAGAAATTTTGTATTACCATATGTTAGTTTAATTACTGCTGAATAGTTATTAACATCATCATACTTACTGCTATTAGGAGCTAACATCTCACATTCTACTTTGTCATCAAGCTTAAAAGAAACACCAGTCTTAGCAACATTTATTTTATTATTTTTCTTTTTTAGTGCATCAACCATGTTTTCAAAAGCGTTTGTAGAACTAGTGATCTTAGGTGCGTAAAACTTTCCAACTTGAAAATTATTTATTATTTCAGCCATACCTCCAATGTGATCTTCATGTGGATGAGTTGCAACAATGTAATCAAGTTTATTTACTCCTTGCTTTTTTAAGTAGGACTTTAACTTTTCTTTA includes these proteins:
- a CDS encoding ComEC/Rec2 family competence protein, yielding MKYLKINSKITNILIYFLISVILFAGCSANKQASTTSNESYPSNILRVHYIDVGQGDSILVQINNKNLLIDAGDKDHKEKLKSYLKKQGVNKLDYIVATHPHEDHIGGMAEIINNFQVGKFYAPKITSSTNAFENMVDALKKKNNKINVAKTGVSFKLDDKVECEMLAPNSSKYDDVNNYSAVIKLTYGNTKFLFTGDAQKLSEKEILLNKSDLSCDVLKVGHHGSSTSTSKEFLEKVKPKIAVISCGKDNDYGHPHKETLTSLKSINSKIYRTDLDGSILLISDGNKVEKK
- a CDS encoding ABC transporter substrate-binding protein, with the protein product MFFDKSKKQNVLETERTIHEKTIVKNAKDLKVVNRQKYQNLISLRLFNEAEEVLDMTKMLLKSVEDINIEMEKHGEHVNKTVQVSSEVGAFSEEVSASVEETMNEIEDTLEKAKLGQIAVNNVISSIDVVQNTVESMKNVILELEEKSNKIKGIVDTIKGIAKTTHLLSLNANIEAARAGEAGRGFSVVAGEVKKLAENSSSSADEIDFIISEITKVTDETLNIIMKGIEKVNESSCVAEDAVTAIDEMMSSVERTRNISNNIHTAVKDQADKNQFMISVIDDLVEVSEKVRNFNENISVNVDRQKASLNTLKGTITNLTEMCTNDKSEEASKTMFTLSVESPKFFDPAKITEINDTNIVQAIYMGLVRFGSSTEVIGAIARNWHLESDNVTWNFNLRKDMKFHNGRNITARDVKYSYERLLSKEVDSPNRWFLSVIKGADDFYKGRSKEVAGIVVVNDYNIKLVLDFPYSSFVNNLAHCSCSILPKECINKIETEPVGAGPFKFVKWDKINKEIILEKFQGYALGEALVDTVRLKMELENPVNSFIEGNLDYISVNGANINKIKESSYNINLAQCIGSRFITFNYRSSNPLISNKEARQAISYCIDRERIIKEALGGNEVLAKGPFPTSVLDNPNAVTYSRNVNKAKELLRRSGVTSNNLTLNINKTGSNSNFQSILAGILGENLKEIGISLKVVEINSKEYYAEENLTKCDMFIYGWLGDSGTADNFIEPLIDINNASNRSKYNNPKLMEMLSEAKKTKNPYKYKELLCKLENIMIEDATWVYLSTICTSFACQENVKGLRINPLNLIKYEDMWIE